One part of the Tunicatimonas pelagia genome encodes these proteins:
- a CDS encoding PIN domain-containing protein: MNKIFLDSDVLLDLLLDREPFADDIVEIIEDATADNVSLCVSPISITNVNYIIGKLENQKKADSQTKKILEIVKVENVEQGIITKAAHSKFKDFEDAVQNYCAEDAGHQIIITRNTKDYKESVLSILTPKEYLAKTKNE, encoded by the coding sequence GTGAATAAGATTTTTCTAGACTCAGATGTGCTATTAGACTTATTGTTGGATAGAGAGCCATTCGCGGATGACATCGTTGAAATCATCGAAGACGCTACAGCGGACAACGTTAGCCTTTGTGTTTCTCCTATTTCTATCACGAATGTAAACTACATCATTGGCAAACTTGAAAATCAAAAGAAAGCGGATAGCCAAACGAAGAAGATATTGGAAATCGTGAAAGTAGAGAACGTGGAGCAGGGTATTATTACTAAAGCAGCTCATTCTAAGTTCAAAGACTTTGAAGATGCTGTTCAAAATTATTGTGCCGAAGATGCCGGACACCAAATTATAATTACTAGAAACACCAAAGATTATAAGGAAAGTGTATTATCAATTCTGACCCCTAAAGAATACTTAGCTAAAACTAAAAATGAATAA
- a CDS encoding heme exporter protein CcmB: MLWKEVRLLLRKEVVLEWRQRYALNGILLYVVGAVFICYLSFNLQQGTLKVVTWNALFWIIMLFAAVNAVAKSFVQERAGRAIYYYTVASPQGIIISKIIYNTLLLLLLATTCLLVYMLVMGNPIQNLGLFAVNLLLGASGFSVTLTMVSSIASKANNNSSLMAILGFPVIIPMLLMVIKVSKNAIDGLALSVSYNEILTLVAMNAIVVVLSYILFPFLWRT; this comes from the coding sequence ATGCTCTGGAAAGAAGTTCGGTTACTGTTGCGAAAAGAGGTGGTGCTGGAGTGGCGGCAACGCTACGCCCTCAACGGTATTTTGCTCTACGTAGTAGGCGCGGTTTTTATCTGCTACCTGAGTTTTAACTTGCAGCAAGGTACGCTCAAAGTAGTCACCTGGAATGCGTTATTTTGGATTATTATGCTATTTGCGGCGGTAAATGCAGTGGCGAAGAGCTTTGTACAAGAGCGAGCCGGTCGGGCAATCTACTACTACACGGTAGCTAGCCCTCAAGGAATTATTATTTCTAAGATTATCTACAACACCCTGCTGCTGCTGCTGCTAGCCACTACTTGTTTGCTAGTATACATGCTGGTGATGGGTAACCCTATCCAGAACTTGGGCTTGTTTGCGGTAAACTTACTGCTGGGTGCTTCCGGTTTTTCAGTCACCTTAACGATGGTATCTAGTATTGCTTCTAAAGCGAATAATAACAGCAGCTTGATGGCAATTTTAGGCTTTCCGGTGATCATCCCGATGCTGCTAATGGTGATAAAAGTTTCTAAGAATGCCATCGATGGTCTGGCACTCAGCGTAAGTTACAACGAGATACTCACCTTAGTTGCAATGAACGCTATTGTGGTAGTACTTTCGTATATATTATTTCCATTTTTGTGGCGAACGTAA
- a CDS encoding P-II family nitrogen regulator, whose protein sequence is MRFDLIVGFVNPNITEKVVATAKESGATGDVVIQGKGSGMEPSSFLGLSIQDKTDIVLFVVEEHHTNKIIKSVSDECNIEEPGNGMLIALNIDKVAGLSNQIKKIRESLNTEQL, encoded by the coding sequence ATGAGATTTGATTTAATCGTAGGGTTTGTCAACCCGAACATCACTGAAAAAGTTGTCGCTACGGCCAAAGAATCCGGGGCGACTGGCGATGTAGTTATTCAGGGCAAAGGTAGTGGCATGGAACCATCTAGTTTTTTGGGATTATCCATACAAGATAAAACCGATATTGTTCTTTTTGTGGTGGAAGAACACCATACCAACAAAATCATAAAGTCTGTTTCGGATGAATGTAACATTGAAGAGCCAGGCAACGGAATGTTGATTGCGCTGAATATAGATAAAGTGGCGGGCCTATCTAACCAAATCAAGAAAATCAGAGAGAGTCTCAATACTGAACAATTATAA
- a CDS encoding DUF6364 family protein: protein MSKLTLSINQSVIEEAKAYAKASGKSLSSIVEEYLKSLSKDKGDSSQKHPSSIVNELKGSVRMPKDFSSYKELLEDALIEKYLKK from the coding sequence ATGAGCAAATTGACGTTATCAATAAATCAATCGGTTATCGAGGAAGCAAAAGCGTATGCCAAAGCTTCGGGAAAAAGCTTATCTAGCATCGTTGAGGAATACTTGAAATCTTTATCTAAAGACAAGGGGGACAGTAGCCAAAAACATCCCAGTAGCATAGTGAATGAATTAAAGGGATCAGTCAGAATGCCCAAAGATTTTAGTTCATATAAAGAATTATTGGAAGATGCACTTATTGAAAAATATCTCAAGAAGTGA
- a CDS encoding Uma2 family endonuclease: protein MSTADKHQFTITEVEKMYQHEILSHDERIELIDGELYVMSPKNPPHFITQRNLFNFFFKHLAEKDYLVDREIPIDISRNSMPEPDLIIAYQREGLQRDEYVQVPDVVLLVEVSDATLSRDLESKKELYARADIPVYWVINIPQQQVHIFSDLYKGDYGTAVSYKKGPFQALPFDFPITFDDIFPKI, encoded by the coding sequence ATGAGTACTGCCGATAAGCACCAATTTACGATAACTGAAGTAGAGAAAATGTACCAACATGAAATTCTATCGCACGATGAGCGGATAGAGCTTATTGATGGTGAGCTGTACGTTATGAGTCCCAAAAACCCACCTCACTTCATTACTCAACGAAATCTTTTCAACTTCTTTTTTAAGCATCTAGCTGAAAAAGACTATCTCGTTGATCGAGAAATTCCAATAGATATTTCTAGAAACTCTATGCCTGAGCCTGATTTGATTATTGCCTATCAACGAGAGGGTTTGCAAAGAGATGAATATGTACAGGTGCCAGACGTTGTTTTGTTGGTGGAAGTATCGGATGCTACGTTATCGCGCGATTTGGAAAGTAAGAAAGAATTATATGCCCGAGCGGACATTCCAGTCTATTGGGTGATTAATATTCCTCAACAGCAGGTGCATATATTCAGTGATTTGTATAAAGGCGATTATGGAACTGCTGTATCGTATAAGAAAGGACCGTTTCAGGCTTTACCGTTTGACTTCCCAATCACTTTTGATGATATATTTCCTAAAATATAA
- a CDS encoding CheR family methyltransferase, translating into MGDDHLKDSDKLYVVGVGASAGGLDALSKLVDNLPAKPTNFAIIVAQHLSPDYKSRMVELLNRNSRWPIAEAQDQLPIETGTVYITPPDYEISVEDRSIILKKIQQKVHAVPSIDNLLQSIAAEFKNYAIGVILSGTGEDGTLGIREIKKNKGYTIAQEPSTSQHRSMPETAIKTGYVDVVLPPVQIGYELGRFIQNHQVVNGVEEKESSTESIFRLMTSKTGTDFSKYKSSTIQRRITKRLDALDLLNIDDYYRYIQENPTELDNLFQTVLIGVTEFFRDQVAFNTLEKYLKEIVTKKKRGEPIRIWSVGCATGEEPYSIAILLFEILGKDIHNNTVQIFATDIDENALVVGRRGAYSEEQVANLSPDLLEEYFNQGVDGYEIKKKIRQLVLFSKHDITVDPPFVRLDLVTCRNVLIYFRNELQKEVLPVFHYALNENAYLMLGKSENILQLTDLFLKEDNKQKIFRRKSGTHLNTLKYTNFKKSRDKSESAPPSKTELSLEEIARETLIQTYEHPYVVIDDTLEVLLIKGRMAPYVDLSEGSLNASILKIVHRGLHLGLRTTITRAKREGTPQKSSIIRFTTYQQEETVRLTVKSLLYRKNDQSYYLVIFEKIDPDVGYPLSLDEVKAQDEYKNAVRVMELEQELAATREHLQTFTEELETTNEELQTMNEELQSSNEELKSANEELETSNEELQSANEELQTANAELAISNENLVEKEAEISQIKGELEESNDRFKLALENSPIIIFYQNTDLQYIWQCNSHPDYPIDNVLGKTDDELLGKDYQKFIDLKRQVLIDKQSVRAEMRLGSYDYDVFIQPIFTHDKVVGIKGVAIDITEKKKAQRQAAYRQSIINNTIYELDILVLVVDPNFEVLALNRTQWEAFQNIFQKDVKEGDNVLKLLEDFPDAQAKTRNMFDTAFEGKRTTVTGYESTRITELGDPRFHDITVMPIHGEDGTVVGAVMSSQEITQKRKREQQLQGIVRQSANLTGEEFFKDLTQQIAELFRIKYVYIGILSSNETEVETKALRVDGKLAKDFAYGLQGVPCAAVARNEDVRYFENVSQQFPEDPKLQRWNAESYLGVPITSPSTGETLGILVMINDQPWQETPDTDYLLNVLSLRAGAELDRQANERRIRKRDRQIKRITESIPEMIYEYVIYPDGSDTFTYVSAASEQIYELKPEAITKNADLAYQAIHPDDINSFAASSQRAAENLEVNAWEGRIISAKTNLIKWVKITSVPEKKNNGNIVWTGVVDDITHYKSIEKQLRKAKEDAEQAVKVKEEFLATMSHEIRTPLNAIIGIADLLLIQNPQSAQQDNLQTLKFSSQSLMALINDILDFSKIEAGKVEVTRAPFNFHRFIHSLIRAHEAQAQKNQNQLILEQDEDVPEVIVCDHNKLNQILNNLLSNAIKFTHQGTVTLRINVVESSSTMVTLYFAVIDTGVGIAPDRLDNVFNSFTQEDSSTSRNFGGTGLGLTITRMLLQLKGSQIHVKSEPGKGSTFFFTLSFAIGELEEATIHNTQNPNVGLAKIKQLLLVEDAPVNRMVVVQYLQEWWNIAIDEASNGEEAVNKAKQTIYDIILMDIRMPVMDGVKAAKQIRALSNGNEKTPIIALTADITEINRQSANDYFDDYVAKPFDPSELQNKIIKHTQQFSQSTDEAVNVPEVEDIFIKDPQRLDTFYELALSSFTDHKATIIKALETKDAELLQATIHTMQPTLIMLSAEHVLGFLREAKEKIRSTEVSNEVSNGVSDAFIHQVEEELNKLIQQLQERRNNYPKN; encoded by the coding sequence ATGGGCGACGATCATCTAAAAGATAGCGATAAACTATATGTAGTAGGAGTGGGGGCTTCGGCGGGAGGATTAGATGCGCTTTCTAAGTTGGTTGATAATTTACCTGCTAAACCTACCAATTTTGCCATTATTGTAGCCCAGCACCTCAGTCCCGACTACAAAAGCCGCATGGTAGAGTTACTAAACCGTAACTCTCGTTGGCCTATTGCCGAAGCGCAAGACCAGCTTCCTATTGAAACTGGTACGGTTTACATAACCCCTCCTGACTACGAAATTTCGGTGGAAGACCGTTCTATTATTTTAAAGAAAATTCAGCAAAAAGTACATGCAGTACCTTCAATAGATAACCTCTTACAATCTATCGCTGCTGAATTTAAGAATTATGCCATCGGGGTTATTTTATCTGGCACCGGAGAGGACGGCACCTTGGGCATCAGAGAAATTAAAAAGAACAAAGGCTATACCATTGCTCAGGAACCTTCTACTTCTCAGCACCGCAGTATGCCCGAAACCGCCATTAAAACCGGCTACGTAGATGTGGTGCTACCTCCGGTTCAGATTGGCTATGAGTTGGGTCGCTTCATCCAAAATCATCAGGTGGTAAACGGAGTAGAGGAGAAAGAAAGCAGCACCGAAAGTATTTTCCGGCTAATGACCAGCAAGACCGGAACAGACTTTTCTAAGTACAAATCCTCTACCATTCAGCGACGGATCACCAAACGGCTGGATGCTTTAGACCTACTCAATATTGACGATTATTACCGCTACATCCAGGAAAACCCGACGGAACTGGACAACTTATTTCAAACGGTGCTGATTGGGGTAACCGAGTTTTTTCGCGATCAGGTAGCCTTCAACACCCTTGAAAAGTATTTAAAAGAGATCGTGACTAAGAAGAAAAGAGGGGAACCTATTCGGATATGGTCGGTGGGCTGTGCCACCGGCGAGGAGCCCTACTCTATTGCTATCCTTTTATTCGAAATTCTGGGTAAAGATATTCATAACAACACGGTTCAGATTTTTGCTACTGATATCGACGAAAACGCTTTAGTAGTTGGACGGAGAGGAGCGTATTCTGAAGAGCAAGTGGCCAACCTAAGCCCTGATTTATTGGAAGAATACTTTAACCAGGGGGTAGACGGCTACGAGATTAAGAAAAAAATCCGGCAGTTAGTACTCTTCTCTAAACATGATATTACCGTAGATCCTCCTTTTGTTCGCTTAGATTTAGTGACTTGCCGTAATGTGCTTATCTACTTTCGCAATGAGTTACAAAAAGAAGTATTGCCGGTATTTCACTACGCCCTGAATGAAAACGCCTACCTAATGTTGGGTAAGTCGGAGAATATTCTTCAACTAACTGATTTATTTCTTAAAGAAGATAACAAACAGAAAATATTCCGTCGTAAATCAGGGACGCATCTCAACACACTCAAATATACCAACTTTAAAAAGAGCCGGGATAAGTCAGAATCGGCTCCACCTTCAAAGACCGAACTATCGCTAGAAGAAATTGCCCGAGAGACTTTAATACAAACGTATGAGCACCCTTATGTGGTGATTGATGATACGCTGGAGGTGTTATTGATTAAAGGCAGAATGGCTCCTTACGTTGATTTGAGCGAAGGATCACTCAATGCTAGCATTCTCAAAATAGTGCACCGAGGACTGCACTTGGGCTTGCGAACTACCATTACGCGTGCCAAACGCGAGGGAACCCCGCAGAAGAGTAGCATTATTCGTTTTACAACGTACCAACAGGAAGAAACAGTGCGCCTTACCGTAAAATCACTACTGTACCGCAAAAACGATCAGAGTTATTATTTGGTAATTTTTGAGAAGATTGATCCTGACGTAGGCTACCCCCTTTCATTAGATGAGGTTAAGGCGCAAGATGAGTATAAAAACGCAGTGCGGGTAATGGAACTGGAGCAGGAACTAGCTGCTACTCGAGAGCACCTTCAAACATTTACCGAAGAGCTAGAAACAACTAACGAAGAGTTGCAGACCATGAACGAGGAGCTGCAATCATCGAATGAAGAGTTAAAATCAGCTAATGAAGAGCTGGAAACCAGCAATGAAGAATTACAGTCGGCCAATGAGGAGTTGCAAACAGCTAACGCTGAACTAGCGATCTCTAACGAAAACTTAGTAGAGAAGGAAGCTGAGATCAGCCAAATTAAAGGAGAGTTGGAAGAAAGCAACGACCGCTTTAAGCTCGCACTAGAGAACTCGCCCATTATTATCTTCTACCAAAATACCGACCTGCAGTACATATGGCAGTGTAACAGTCATCCGGATTACCCCATTGATAATGTGTTAGGAAAGACCGACGACGAACTGCTGGGTAAAGATTATCAGAAATTTATTGATCTGAAGCGGCAGGTACTCATCGATAAGCAGAGTGTACGTGCTGAGATGAGGCTAGGTAGCTACGATTACGACGTGTTTATTCAGCCAATATTTACGCACGATAAGGTTGTGGGTATTAAGGGAGTGGCAATTGATATAACGGAGAAGAAAAAGGCTCAACGCCAAGCAGCATACCGTCAGAGTATTATCAATAATACCATTTATGAGCTAGACATATTAGTACTGGTAGTTGACCCTAACTTTGAAGTATTGGCGTTGAATAGAACCCAGTGGGAGGCTTTTCAGAATATATTTCAGAAGGATGTGAAAGAAGGAGACAACGTACTTAAGTTGCTGGAGGACTTTCCCGATGCTCAGGCTAAAACTCGTAATATGTTTGACACTGCCTTTGAAGGAAAACGAACAACAGTAACGGGTTATGAAAGCACCCGTATTACTGAGCTTGGCGATCCGAGATTTCACGATATTACCGTAATGCCCATTCACGGGGAGGATGGAACCGTAGTAGGAGCGGTAATGAGTAGCCAAGAAATTACCCAGAAGCGTAAGCGAGAGCAACAGCTACAAGGTATTGTTCGGCAGAGTGCTAACCTTACCGGAGAGGAATTTTTCAAAGACCTTACCCAGCAAATTGCCGAACTGTTTCGCATTAAATATGTGTATATTGGTATTCTGTCTTCAAACGAAACGGAGGTAGAAACCAAAGCTCTCAGAGTTGACGGTAAACTCGCTAAGGATTTCGCGTACGGCTTGCAAGGAGTGCCCTGCGCTGCAGTAGCCCGAAACGAGGATGTACGCTACTTTGAAAATGTATCTCAGCAGTTTCCAGAAGACCCAAAGCTGCAACGCTGGAATGCCGAGAGCTACTTAGGAGTACCCATTACCTCGCCAAGTACCGGAGAGACTTTAGGTATTTTAGTAATGATTAATGACCAACCTTGGCAAGAAACCCCAGATACCGACTATTTGCTCAATGTACTGAGCCTACGAGCCGGAGCCGAGCTTGATCGGCAAGCCAACGAACGGCGCATTCGGAAACGGGATCGGCAGATCAAGCGAATTACCGAATCTATTCCGGAGATGATTTATGAGTATGTTATTTACCCCGATGGAAGCGATACATTTACTTACGTGAGTGCCGCTAGCGAGCAAATTTACGAACTAAAACCAGAAGCAATCACTAAGAATGCAGATTTAGCGTATCAGGCGATTCATCCTGACGATATAAATAGCTTTGCTGCTAGTTCTCAGCGAGCCGCTGAAAATCTTGAGGTAAACGCTTGGGAAGGACGGATCATCAGTGCAAAAACTAACCTAATAAAATGGGTGAAAATTACGAGCGTGCCGGAAAAAAAGAACAATGGCAATATTGTGTGGACCGGGGTAGTCGATGACATTACCCACTATAAAAGTATTGAAAAACAACTGAGGAAGGCGAAAGAAGATGCTGAGCAGGCGGTGAAAGTGAAGGAAGAGTTTCTGGCTACGATGAGCCACGAAATTCGTACGCCACTAAATGCCATCATCGGAATTGCTGATTTATTGTTGATACAAAATCCTCAGTCGGCTCAGCAAGATAATCTTCAAACGCTGAAATTTTCGTCGCAATCGCTGATGGCGCTTATCAATGATATTCTCGATTTCAGCAAAATTGAAGCGGGGAAAGTTGAAGTTACCCGAGCACCGTTTAATTTCCACCGTTTTATCCATAGCCTAATTCGTGCTCACGAAGCTCAAGCCCAAAAGAACCAAAACCAACTAATTCTGGAACAGGATGAGGATGTTCCAGAAGTAATTGTCTGCGACCATAATAAGCTGAACCAGATACTAAACAACCTACTCAGTAACGCCATTAAATTCACCCATCAGGGTACAGTGACCTTGCGTATAAACGTGGTAGAAAGCAGCAGCACAATGGTTACGCTCTACTTTGCGGTTATTGATACTGGAGTGGGAATTGCTCCCGATCGCTTAGATAATGTTTTCAACTCCTTTACACAGGAAGACAGCTCTACTTCCCGCAACTTCGGGGGTACTGGGCTAGGGCTTACCATTACTCGAATGCTATTGCAGCTAAAAGGTAGTCAAATTCATGTGAAAAGCGAGCCAGGTAAAGGGTCTACGTTCTTTTTTACCCTTTCATTCGCTATTGGCGAGCTAGAAGAAGCTACCATTCATAATACCCAAAACCCTAATGTTGGTTTAGCCAAGATTAAGCAGTTATTACTGGTTGAAGATGCCCCGGTTAACCGTATGGTAGTTGTGCAGTATTTACAAGAATGGTGGAACATAGCTATTGATGAGGCTAGCAATGGTGAAGAAGCCGTGAACAAAGCGAAGCAAACAATTTATGATATAATTCTTATGGATATTCGGATGCCGGTAATGGATGGAGTGAAGGCCGCTAAACAAATTAGGGCACTAAGCAACGGAAACGAGAAAACTCCAATTATTGCTCTTACGGCCGATATTACTGAGATAAATCGCCAGTCAGCGAACGATTATTTTGATGATTACGTGGCTAAACCCTTTGATCCATCGGAGCTACAGAACAAAATTATAAAGCACACACAACAGTTTAGCCAATCTACCGATGAAGCGGTAAATGTACCTGAGGTAGAGGATATATTTATCAAGGACCCTCAACGGCTAGATACGTTCTATGAACTCGCGCTAAGTAGCTTTACCGATCATAAAGCTACCATTATTAAAGCATTAGAAACAAAAGATGCTGAATTGCTACAAGCTACCATCCACACTATGCAGCCTACGCTTATTATGCTGTCAGCCGAACATGTACTCGGTTTTTTGAGAGAGGCAAAAGAAAAAATACGCTCTACTGAAGTTTCTAACGAAGTTTCTAACGGCGTTTCCGATGCGTTTATTCATCAGGTAGAGGAAGAACTAAACAAACTGATTCAGCAGCTACAGGAGCGAAGAAATAACTATCCGAAAAATTAG
- the rfbA gene encoding glucose-1-phosphate thymidylyltransferase RfbA: MKGIILAGGSGTRLHPLTLAVSKQLMPVYDKPMIYYPLSILMMSGIREILIISTPHDMPLFEKLLGNGEQLGCNFQYAVQPKPEGLAQAFTIGADFVGRDKVALILGDNIFYGSGLYKQLQSNNDPDGGIVYAYHVHDPHRYGVVEFDDNQRVISIEEKPTHPKSNYAIPGLYFYDNQVVEIAQNLKPSARGELEITDINKVYLEQGNLQVSILSRGTAWLDTGTFDSLTQAGQFVQVIEQRQGLKIGCIEEIAYRMDFIEKDQVRQLAAKQMKSGYGEYLLNIVDPTIY; encoded by the coding sequence ATGAAGGGAATTATTCTGGCCGGTGGCTCCGGTACCCGCTTGCATCCACTTACCCTAGCGGTGAGTAAACAGCTTATGCCCGTGTACGACAAGCCCATGATCTACTACCCGTTGTCTATTCTGATGATGTCGGGTATTCGGGAAATTCTAATTATCTCTACTCCCCACGATATGCCTCTTTTTGAAAAACTGCTGGGCAACGGTGAGCAATTAGGGTGCAATTTTCAATACGCTGTGCAGCCTAAACCCGAAGGACTGGCTCAGGCATTCACCATTGGGGCCGATTTTGTTGGACGGGATAAGGTAGCTTTAATTTTGGGGGATAATATTTTTTACGGTAGCGGGCTGTACAAGCAACTACAAAGTAATAATGACCCTGACGGGGGTATTGTGTACGCCTACCACGTGCATGACCCGCATCGCTACGGGGTAGTAGAATTTGATGATAATCAGCGAGTTATTTCCATTGAAGAAAAACCCACGCATCCTAAATCAAATTATGCTATTCCTGGACTGTATTTTTACGATAATCAGGTAGTTGAAATTGCTCAAAACCTAAAGCCCAGTGCCCGGGGCGAACTCGAGATTACCGACATAAACAAAGTCTATCTTGAACAGGGCAACTTACAGGTGAGTATTTTGAGCCGGGGTACCGCTTGGTTGGATACGGGTACTTTTGATTCATTAACGCAAGCCGGACAATTTGTGCAAGTAATTGAGCAACGGCAGGGGTTGAAAATCGGTTGCATCGAGGAAATCGCCTACCGAATGGATTTTATCGAGAAAGACCAAGTGCGACAACTTGCCGCTAAGCAAATGAAAAGTGGCTACGGCGAATACCTACTCAACATAGTAGACCCAACTATTTACTGA
- a CDS encoding Crp/Fnr family transcriptional regulator — protein sequence MEHMLFDFLAKYISLSEEEKKALVALDIFRAFKKGMVLLEEGQRSSDGYFVLKGCLRTYYIVDGNEKTTAFYTEMEGLTPHCVLNKQPSEYFIACVEDSILTVANPDMEDAIFEKFPKFETLCRILSEELLAKAQLSLDQFKTFSPEERYLDLVEKRPDLLQRVPQHQLASFIGITPQSLSRLRARLTDKK from the coding sequence ATGGAACACATGTTATTTGACTTTCTTGCCAAATATATTTCTCTTTCGGAAGAAGAGAAGAAGGCACTGGTGGCCTTAGATATATTTCGTGCCTTTAAGAAGGGAATGGTTTTACTTGAAGAAGGGCAACGCTCTAGCGATGGCTATTTTGTGTTAAAAGGGTGCTTACGCACATATTATATAGTAGACGGCAACGAAAAAACCACCGCTTTTTATACCGAAATGGAAGGCCTCACACCTCATTGTGTTCTTAACAAACAGCCCTCTGAATATTTTATCGCTTGTGTAGAGGACTCTATTCTGACCGTGGCTAACCCTGATATGGAAGACGCGATCTTTGAAAAATTTCCCAAATTTGAAACGCTCTGCCGAATACTCTCCGAAGAACTTTTAGCGAAAGCCCAACTTTCGCTCGACCAGTTCAAGACGTTCTCTCCCGAAGAACGCTATTTAGATTTAGTAGAAAAAAGACCTGATCTGTTACAGAGAGTACCGCAGCACCAATTGGCCAGCTTCATCGGTATCACTCCCCAATCGCTAAGTCGGTTACGAGCCCGACTCACTGATAAAAAATAG
- a CDS encoding glycoside hydrolase family 18 protein, which translates to MTLIFFLFVGLLFSACQPGDAQSEEKAFNIMAYYVPEKDYQPENLPLDQLTHIIFSFSNVIDGEMKFRHEEAGEKLRRLVDQKKNHPQLKVMLACGGWGAGGFSDMAVTAEGRTKFVQSTVRMIEEYQLDGIDMDWEYPALDYAGIDAREEDTQTFTLLMKELREEMDKLDRPMTLTFASAGWEYYYEKIELNEVMKYADYMNVMTYDQVTGTFPYTGHHTPLGLIKSEDWREYPIYNYYQKGDSIAQAQSRPALKPRSVKSIVNYCVNQGVAPSQIVIGSAFYGRAWKGVPPEKNGLYQPNQGTHIGWAAYHLIRDEYENKNGYTRYWDEVAEAPYLYSPTDSVFFSYDDTASVKLKTQYAIEADLGGVMFWELGNDTKEENSLLDAIYQTATNE; encoded by the coding sequence ATGACGCTTATTTTTTTCCTGTTTGTCGGATTGCTCTTTAGTGCTTGTCAACCGGGTGATGCCCAGTCAGAGGAAAAAGCCTTCAATATTATGGCGTATTACGTACCGGAAAAAGATTATCAACCGGAAAATCTGCCATTAGATCAGCTCACCCACATCATTTTCTCTTTTTCTAACGTGATTGATGGGGAAATGAAATTCAGGCATGAAGAAGCCGGTGAGAAACTTCGGAGGCTAGTAGATCAAAAGAAGAATCACCCTCAGCTTAAAGTCATGCTGGCCTGCGGAGGTTGGGGAGCCGGAGGCTTCTCCGATATGGCAGTAACTGCCGAAGGTCGGACGAAGTTTGTACAGAGCACCGTCCGAATGATTGAAGAATACCAGCTAGACGGTATTGATATGGACTGGGAGTATCCGGCACTGGATTACGCCGGAATAGATGCCCGCGAAGAAGATACCCAAACCTTCACCCTGCTGATGAAGGAGCTGCGGGAAGAAATGGATAAGCTAGATCGCCCCATGACCTTAACCTTTGCTTCTGCCGGATGGGAGTACTACTACGAAAAAATCGAGCTAAATGAGGTAATGAAGTACGCCGACTACATGAACGTAATGACCTACGACCAAGTAACGGGCACTTTCCCGTATACCGGTCATCATACTCCGCTTGGCCTGATTAAAAGCGAAGATTGGCGAGAGTATCCTATTTACAACTATTACCAAAAAGGAGATAGCATCGCTCAGGCACAGAGCCGTCCGGCTCTCAAGCCTCGTTCGGTAAAAAGTATCGTAAATTATTGTGTGAATCAGGGAGTTGCCCCCAGCCAGATTGTAATTGGTAGCGCATTTTACGGAAGAGCTTGGAAGGGAGTGCCCCCCGAAAAAAACGGACTGTACCAGCCCAACCAGGGTACCCACATCGGCTGGGCGGCTTATCATCTGATTCGCGATGAATACGAAAATAAAAATGGCTACACCCGCTACTGGGACGAAGTGGCCGAAGCTCCTTACTTGTACAGCCCAACTGACAGCGTATTCTTCTCTTACGATGATACTGCTTCGGTAAAGCTGAAAACGCAGTATGCCATAGAAGCAGATTTAGGCGGTGTCATGTTCTGGGAGCTGGGCAATGATACTAAAGAAGAGAATAGCCTACTGGATGCTATCTACCAAACCGCTACTAATGAATAA
- a CDS encoding CBS domain-containing protein, protein METFQKAKDIASDKLFFIDGLASARHAAELMKEKNVQALIIQKRNNADANGIITVYDIIKGVIIPKKTLDEVSVYEIMTKPVFSIPAHLNIKYVPRLMYNYDVRIAPVEENGEYIGMIDYTQFLFTNLDSVNQLNK, encoded by the coding sequence ATGGAAACTTTTCAAAAAGCAAAAGACATTGCTTCCGATAAACTGTTTTTTATTGATGGTTTGGCCAGTGCAAGACATGCGGCTGAGTTGATGAAGGAGAAAAATGTTCAGGCGCTTATCATCCAGAAAAGAAATAATGCTGATGCTAACGGAATTATTACAGTTTATGACATCATAAAGGGAGTAATCATTCCCAAGAAGACCCTCGACGAAGTAAGCGTGTACGAGATAATGACTAAACCAGTGTTTTCGATTCCAGCCCACCTGAATATTAAGTACGTACCGAGGTTAATGTACAACTACGACGTGAGAATTGCCCCCGTTGAAGAAAACGGTGAGTATATTGGGATGATTGACTATACTCAGTTTCTGTTTACCAACCTCGATAGTGTAAACCAACTAAACAAGTAA